In Salmo trutta chromosome 28, fSalTru1.1, whole genome shotgun sequence, one DNA window encodes the following:
- the LOC115166287 gene encoding trafficking protein particle complex subunit 6b — MADEALFQFLHNEVIQYIYKSSEHGEMENGRCITKLENMGFRVGQGLIERFTKDTARFKDELDVMKFICKDFWTCVFKKQIDNLRTNHQGIYVLQDNKFRLLTQLSAGKQYLEHAPKYLAFTCGLVRGGLSNLGVKSIVTAEVSVMPACKFQVMIQKM, encoded by the exons ATGGCAGACGAAGCCCTTTTTCAGTTTTTACACAATGAGgtgatacagtatatatacaaatCATCTGAACATGGGGAAATG GAAAATGGGAGATGTATTACCAAACTGGAAAATATGGGATTCCGGGTGGGTCAGGGACTAATAGAAAG GTTCACCAAAGACACAGCACGGTTTAAAGATGAGCTTGATGTCATGAAATTCATCTGCAAAGACTTCTGGACCTGTGTCTTCAAAAAGCAAATTGACAACCTAAGAACAAACCACCAA GGTATTTATGTCCTGCAGGATAACAAGTTCCGGTTACTCACTCAGCTCTCTGCCGGTAAACAGTATTTGGAGCATGCCCCTAAG TATTTGGCGTTCACATGTGGCCTGGTTAGAGGAGGGCTTTCCAACCTGGGAGTGAAGAGTATTGTCACAGCAGAGGTGTCCGTTATGCCTGCCT GTAAATTTCAGGTCATGATCCAGAAGATGTAG